AGCTATCAAACAAGAAGCTCCACAAAGTATTTCAAAGGTTCGTGTTATTCCTTACCCGCGACAAGAAAATATTGGTATTCATCAGCAGCAACCTTTAAATAAGCAAGAAAAAAATATTTTATATGTTGGAAGAATTCATCCAGAAAAAGGAATAGAAATCTTAATTCATGCTTTTCAAAAACTTGTTAGTTTTGGTTGTCATGACTGGAAATTAGTTGTTGTTGGTCCTTGGGAGACCAAACTAGGAGGAGGTGGCAATACCTATTATCAACATTTAAGAAACCAGGCTCAAGCGCTAGGTGATAAGATAGAATGGGTTGGTTCAGTTTTTGACCCTCTAAAATTACAGTCTTATTATCGTCAAGCGAAATTATTTGTTTATCCCTCACTTGCTGAGCGAGGAGAGACATTTGGTTTGGCAGCTCTAGAAGCAATGTCTCATGAATGTGCTACTCTTGTTTCTAATTTAAAGTGTTTTCAAGATTATATTACAGACGGTAAAACAGGATTCATTTTTGACCATCAGTCTAAAGATCCAGTGGCAACATTAGCTGAAAAGATAAAAATGCTAATTAGTTCACAAAGCCAACTTGAAAAGATAGGTCATAACGGTTATAAAAAATCTTTAGAATATACTCTCCCTCGCATAGCTGACCTTTATCTTTCTGACTTTACATCCTTAATTCAAGTATGACTACCACAGATATTAAAGTACATCAACAAACTTCTCCTTATAATTCACCTTGGTCTTTCTCAGAGCGAGTTGGTCTACTAATTTGGCATATTTGTTGGACACTTTTTTGTAGTTGGACTCCTAAACCCTTAAATTCATGGAGATTATTATGGTTACGTCTATTTGGATGTAAAATCTCTGGAAAACCTTTTGTTCATCAGCGGGCAAGAATTCAAATACCTTGGAATCTGAGTTTAGGCGATCGCGCTTGTCTTGGAGATAGAGCTAATGCTTATTCGTTAGGCTTAATCGAGATTAAAAATGCAGCTACCGTAGCTCAAGAAGCTTACCTTTGTACAGGAACTCATGATTTTTCCAAGCCAAATTTACCACTAGTAACTGCAAAAATAATCATTGAAGAAGATGCTTTTATTGGTGCTCGTGCTTTTATTATGCCTGGCATAAAAATCGGTAAAAAAGTAGTTGTTGGTGCTTGTTCTGTTGTGACAAAAGACCTTCCAGAGAACACAATTTGTGTAGGACAGCCATGTCAACCAATAAAGTATAGACCAACAAATGATAGTTAATGATTCTATTCGTCTAGCTGGCGAATTATTTAAATAGACTATATATCTAAGAAATATATGAAAAAGCAAATTGTATTAAATAATATCGTGCAAGCAAAGCATGAATATTCAAAATTAGTAATCATTATTTTAACATTTAACTCAGAAAATTCAATTGGTGAAGTAGTAAATTCGTGTTACGAAATTGCTTCTAAGATTTTAGTAGTAGATTCTTATAGCTCTGACAATACAGTTGAAATTGCCAAAGATTTAGGTTGTGAAGTAGTACAACATGAATTTGAGAACTATTCTAAGCAAAGAAATTGGGCACAATCCTATGCATCATTATCTCCAGAAGAGTGGGTATTACACATAGATAGTGACGAGGTTGTATCTCCAGAATTAGCTAGTAGCATCCGTACAGTTATGAGTAGTCCCGATAAAGAATATGACGGATATTTAGTACGCAGACTCTCTTACTTTTTGGGTCATCCCATTAGATTTGGACATATTAATCCTAGTTGGCACTTAAGACTGTATAAAGCAGGAAAAGGAATTTGTGAAGATAGGCTTTACGACCAACATTTTATAGTTCCTGGTAAGACTGGTAAGTTACAAGGAATGCTTTTAGATTTACAGTTAACCACGATTGAAAAATGGACAGCCTCACATAATAAGTGGTCAAGTGCTGAGGCTTTAGAATTTATCTATTCTCGTAATGTTGATAAAACTCAGACACTTCCTGCTTCATTGCAGGGAGATTTAAGGATGCAAAAAAGATGGTTGAAGAATAACCTATACTATCGCAGCCCTGTTTTATTAAGAGCATTTGCGTTCTTTATTTATAGTTATTTTCTCCGCTTAGGATTCCTAGATGGAAAAGTAGGATTAATTTATCATGTATTACAAGCATTCTGGTTTAGGTTTTTGACAGACGCTAAAATTGTTGAGAGGCAAATGTCTATATCTAAAAAAGACAATTAAATTTCAGCAAAATAATTCATAAGTGTATCTACTGAAATAAGATTGAAGAAAATATCAAATAGTTTTGATTTTTAAGTAGAACTACAGTTACACAGACTTGCTTATAATTATTAAGCTTGGCTGACAAAGTCAAGTTCTTAATTTTGTGTTCTATTGCTTGCATGGATGTTATGGCGATCGCTTGTATTGCCAAACCTTGAATAGAACATAAATCTTAAATTGTTAGTTTCTAAAAGCACATGTCTGTTTCTCGTCGTCAAATTATTAAGTTAGCTAGTAGTTTTGTTGCTGGAGCAGCCGTTTTTGGTGTACAAAAAAGAGGAACTGCGATTGATTTACAAAGCTGGCAGCGCAAGGCGATTGCAAAAAGACCTATGCAATCTCACAATAAATGGGTTGAAAAAATTCTTAATAGTGACGGCACGATAAACTGGCAGATGTACACTTATGTTGCCAATAATTACAATCGTCGCGACATAATCG
This region of Chroococcidiopsis sp. TS-821 genomic DNA includes:
- a CDS encoding glycosyltransferase family 4 protein is translated as MRITIVQGAFLPVPPLMGGAVEKVWFALGKEFAQRGHQVTHISRCYENLPQDEIIDGVRYLRVAGFDTPKSITTLKFFDFIYSLRVLKILPKADILVTNTFWLPILSRNLAHGLVYVHVARYPKGQMKLYKHVARLQTVSSPIAEAIKQEAPQSISKVRVIPYPRQENIGIHQQQPLNKQEKNILYVGRIHPEKGIEILIHAFQKLVSFGCHDWKLVVVGPWETKLGGGGNTYYQHLRNQAQALGDKIEWVGSVFDPLKLQSYYRQAKLFVYPSLAERGETFGLAALEAMSHECATLVSNLKCFQDYITDGKTGFIFDHQSKDPVATLAEKIKMLISSQSQLEKIGHNGYKKSLEYTLPRIADLYLSDFTSLIQV
- a CDS encoding DapH/DapD/GlmU-related protein — translated: MTTTDIKVHQQTSPYNSPWSFSERVGLLIWHICWTLFCSWTPKPLNSWRLLWLRLFGCKISGKPFVHQRARIQIPWNLSLGDRACLGDRANAYSLGLIEIKNAATVAQEAYLCTGTHDFSKPNLPLVTAKIIIEEDAFIGARAFIMPGIKIGKKVVVGACSVVTKDLPENTICVGQPCQPIKYRPTNDS
- a CDS encoding glycosyltransferase family 2 protein; the protein is MKKQIVLNNIVQAKHEYSKLVIIILTFNSENSIGEVVNSCYEIASKILVVDSYSSDNTVEIAKDLGCEVVQHEFENYSKQRNWAQSYASLSPEEWVLHIDSDEVVSPELASSIRTVMSSPDKEYDGYLVRRLSYFLGHPIRFGHINPSWHLRLYKAGKGICEDRLYDQHFIVPGKTGKLQGMLLDLQLTTIEKWTASHNKWSSAEALEFIYSRNVDKTQTLPASLQGDLRMQKRWLKNNLYYRSPVLLRAFAFFIYSYFLRLGFLDGKVGLIYHVLQAFWFRFLTDAKIVERQMSISKKDN